A part of Helicobacter himalayensis genomic DNA contains:
- a CDS encoding response regulator transcription factor, with protein MLEVLMIEDDVELAEILSDYLKKYDMNVTNYDEPYTGMSAVNAKHFDILLLDLTLPNLDGLEVCKRVAKQKNIPIIISSARSDVDDKVKALEYGADDYLPKPYDPKELVARIHSLLRRYSKKNPKEQSKEKDSVFKIDKHSRQIFFKDKRLELTRAEYEILTLLISKKGHVFSREAIAIESESINPESSNKSIDVIIGRLRSKIEENPKSPKYIISVRGVGYKLEV; from the coding sequence GTGCTAGAAGTATTGATGATTGAAGATGATGTGGAGTTGGCAGAGATTTTGAGCGATTATCTCAAAAAATATGATATGAATGTAACAAACTATGATGAGCCCTACACCGGTATGAGCGCGGTGAATGCGAAGCATTTTGATATTTTGTTGTTAGATTTGACATTGCCTAATTTGGATGGATTAGAAGTTTGCAAACGCGTGGCAAAGCAAAAAAATATCCCAATCATCATCTCAAGCGCTAGAAGTGATGTAGATGATAAAGTTAAAGCCCTTGAATACGGCGCTGATGACTATTTACCAAAGCCTTATGACCCAAAAGAATTAGTCGCGAGAATCCATTCTCTTCTGCGCCGTTACAGCAAGAAAAATCCAAAAGAGCAAAGCAAGGAAAAAGATTCTGTCTTTAAAATCGATAAGCACAGCCGACAGATTTTTTTCAAAGACAAGAGGCTTGAGCTCACACGTGCGGAGTATGAGATTTTGACACTGCTTATTAGTAAAAAAGGGCATGTATTCTCACGCGAAGCTATCGCTATTGAATCTGAATCTATCAACCCTGAAAGTTCAAATAAAAGCATAGATGTTATCATCGGGCGTCTGCGCTCAAAAATCGAGGAGAATCCAAAAAGCCCAAAATACATTATTTCCGTGCGTGGTGTAGGCTACAAGCTAGAAGTTTAA
- the nhaA gene encoding Na+/H+ antiporter NhaA has product MIQKIPTHPNRRYSYLKDKLQYDLQRFITHESFGGILLGVCLVLAMVVANSPYSEWYLWLQKFEFGVFFGELELKVELLHFINDVLMSFFFLLVGLEMKREILYGELAGFKKVSFSVLAAVGGIAVPIVMYLCFTHGTPYEKGFGIAMSTDTAFALGVILLLGDRVPKIVKIFLVTLAVADDLGAISVIALFYSDSIEPFWVCLSLVIIALLGYCNFRDTKHLSLYFLLGTILWICVYLSGIHVTIAAVLLALIIPGRTRVNRKYFANMFHEFERIKRITNNGADILHVQEQKQGFWKSTFKNIKNFMTSSSTHNVNMAKASELVYMLDTIGTYSRYAQNPLLRLEHALQPLCAYFIVPIFAFMNAGVALDMESMESILTDHVVLGTTFGLVLGKPIGIFLFAYLGEKLNLSVRPEGLNNFHVIAVGAISGVGFTMSIFVANLAYKDDLAAIDLSKISILIASAIAVVLGITLMALATRKKNVAPEDFLKVVS; this is encoded by the coding sequence ATGATTCAAAAAATACCAACACACCCCAATCGTCGCTATTCTTACTTGAAGGATAAGTTGCAATATGACTTGCAGCGCTTTATCACACACGAATCTTTTGGTGGGATTTTGCTTGGAGTGTGTTTGGTGCTTGCGATGGTGGTGGCAAACTCACCTTATAGTGAGTGGTATCTTTGGTTGCAAAAGTTTGAATTTGGAGTTTTTTTTGGTGAGCTTGAGTTAAAAGTCGAGCTTTTGCACTTTATCAATGATGTATTGATGAGTTTTTTCTTTTTGCTTGTGGGCTTGGAGATGAAAAGGGAGATTCTCTATGGTGAGCTAGCGGGCTTTAAGAAAGTGAGTTTTTCGGTGCTAGCGGCAGTTGGTGGCATTGCTGTGCCAATTGTTATGTATCTTTGCTTCACGCACGGCACGCCTTATGAGAAAGGCTTTGGAATAGCGATGAGCACGGACACTGCCTTTGCGCTTGGGGTGATTTTATTGCTTGGTGATAGAGTGCCAAAGATTGTAAAAATATTCCTTGTGACACTTGCTGTGGCTGATGACTTAGGTGCAATAAGCGTAATTGCGCTGTTTTATTCAGATTCTATTGAACCTTTTTGGGTGTGCCTTTCACTCGTTATCATCGCGCTTTTGGGTTATTGTAATTTCCGTGATACCAAGCATTTATCACTTTATTTTTTACTTGGCACAATATTATGGATTTGTGTGTATTTAAGTGGCATACATGTTACTATCGCTGCGGTTTTGCTCGCGCTCATTATCCCGGGTAGGACGCGCGTAAATCGCAAATATTTTGCAAATATGTTCCACGAGTTTGAGCGCATTAAGCGTATTACAAACAATGGTGCGGATATTTTGCATGTGCAAGAGCAAAAACAGGGCTTTTGGAAATCAACCTTTAAAAATATCAAAAATTTTATGACTTCGTCATCTACACATAATGTCAATATGGCAAAGGCAAGCGAGCTTGTATATATGCTTGATACCATTGGCACTTATTCCCGCTATGCGCAAAATCCACTTTTGCGCCTCGAGCACGCACTTCAGCCACTTTGTGCGTATTTTATTGTGCCTATTTTTGCTTTTATGAATGCAGGTGTGGCACTTGATATGGAATCTATGGAAAGTATTTTGACAGATCATGTCGTGCTTGGCACGACTTTTGGGCTTGTGCTAGGTAAGCCTATTGGTATTTTTCTTTTTGCGTATTTGGGTGAAAAGCTTAATTTGTCCGTGCGTCCAGAGGGTTTGAATAATTTTCATGTTATCGCTGTTGGGGCGATTTCGGGTGTAGGCTTTACAATGTCAATTTTTGTGGCAAACCTCGCGTATAAAGATGACTTAGCCGCAATCGATCTTTCCAAAATCTCTATTTTGATAGCTTCTGCTATTGCGGTGGTGCTAGGCATCACGTTGATGGCACTTGCAACAAGAAAGAAAAATGTAGCACCAGAAGATTTCTTAAAGGTTGTAAGCTAG
- the trxA gene encoding thioredoxin has product MGKYIELTESNFDSTIAEGVALVDFWAPWCGPCKMLAPVIDKLAENYEGKAKICKVNTDEQANLSAKYGIRSIPTIFFMKNGEVVDQIVGAVGEAALTQKLDGLLNS; this is encoded by the coding sequence ATGGGAAAATACATTGAACTTACGGAATCTAACTTTGATTCTACGATTGCAGAAGGTGTTGCGTTGGTTGATTTTTGGGCGCCGTGGTGTGGTCCTTGCAAAATGCTAGCTCCTGTGATTGATAAGCTTGCAGAAAACTATGAAGGCAAAGCAAAAATTTGCAAAGTCAATACTGATGAACAAGCAAATCTTTCAGCAAAATATGGAATTCGCAGTATTCCGACAATTTTCTTTATGAAAAATGGCGAGGTTGTTGATCAAATCGTCGGTGCAGTTGGCGAGGCTGCTTTGACACAAAAGCTTGATGGTTTGCTAAATTCTTAA
- a CDS encoding glycosyltransferase family 9 protein, whose amino-acid sequence MAKERIIAFHRANKVGDNVVAIKSLYVLKYLYPDFKLMVLTNGVGRGLYRHLGFIDYLFDIDESAQMAEVREMELDLLIITHKCLPNITLAKSLNARKIIMYAHAHNLFASRFQVVFPRGIKSHHESENILYLVRAINKAHFDKNYPFIDFSQARLVAGTENKAFVEAFFTEQKLGIDSQTFKRRIIAINIFASPSKPCNFSLKKWVEIINALCARFTKIDFILTSFVGAPYDLHACKELNAPNCKIFVNNADILNLIALFERVDGLISVDTGNIHIADNMRLPTFGLYSRAVLERWSGGNYGGVFEAFCVENAPKVGNKELFIQKATAFLEREILIS is encoded by the coding sequence ATGGCGAAGGAACGCATTATTGCCTTTCATCGCGCAAATAAGGTTGGTGATAATGTCGTAGCGATTAAGTCGCTATATGTGCTTAAATATCTTTACCCAGATTTTAAGCTTATGGTGCTGACAAATGGCGTGGGGAGGGGGCTATACAGACATTTAGGCTTTATTGATTATCTTTTTGATATAGATGAAAGCGCACAAATGGCAGAAGTGCGTGAAATGGAGCTTGATCTTCTCATCATCACGCATAAATGCCTGCCAAATATCACCCTTGCAAAATCTCTTAATGCGCGTAAAATCATTATGTATGCACACGCGCATAATCTCTTTGCTTCACGCTTTCAAGTCGTTTTCCCACGCGGTATAAAGTCTCATCACGAAAGTGAGAATATTCTTTATCTTGTGCGCGCTATCAATAAGGCACATTTTGATAAAAATTACCCCTTTATTGATTTTTCACAAGCGCGCCTTGTCGCAGGGACTGAAAATAAAGCATTTGTGGAAGCATTTTTTACAGAGCAAAAGTTAGGGATAGATTCTCAAACTTTTAAGCGCAGGATAATCGCAATAAATATTTTTGCCAGCCCTTCAAAACCTTGCAATTTTTCGCTAAAGAAATGGGTAGAGATTATCAACGCCCTTTGTGCGCGCTTTACAAAGATTGATTTTATCCTCACAAGCTTTGTTGGTGCGCCATATGATTTGCACGCGTGCAAGGAGCTAAACGCACCAAACTGCAAGATTTTTGTTAATAACGCAGATATTTTGAATCTCATCGCTCTTTTTGAGCGCGTTGATGGCTTAATAAGTGTGGATACGGGGAATATCCACATAGCTGATAATATGCGCCTACCGACTTTTGGGCTTTATAGCAGAGCTGTATTAGAGCGTTGGAGCGGTGGCAATTATGGAGGCGTGTTTGAGGCATTTTGCGTTGAAAATGCGCCTAAGGTAGGTAATAAAGAGCTTTTTATTCAAAAGGCAACTGCGTTTTTAGAGCGTGAAATTTTAATTTCTTAG
- a CDS encoding NADP-dependent isocitrate dehydrogenase, translating into MKITYTLTDESPALATYSLLPIIKAFLKQANIEIETSDISLSSRVLAQFNDILPIKTQDALEFLGALVNTPEANIIKTPNISASIPQLKATIKELQDKGFKIPDYPDNPQDSVQEDIKAKYQKVLGSAVNPVLRQGNSDRRCTKAVKEYAKKNPYKITPFAKDSKSRVSYMKEGDFFDNEKASLITAPTTARIEFIDSNGKVSVLKNALKLEQNEVLDASFLDCAHLRRFYEEQIAQCKNEDILLSLHLKATMMKVSDPVIFGHAVSVYFKELFTRFEEEFKSLGINPNNGISELLTKIESSPKKQEILAEYERILQSSAPLSMVDSAKGRTNLHVPSDVIVDASMPAMLKNGAKLWDRQGALKDTNALIPDKTYATIYEAVLEDLRAFGAYDPSTLGSVSNVGLMAKKAQEYGSHDKTFIASDSGTFRVVDESNNGAILEHKVNKGDIYRINLAKYDALLNWIDLGVQRANLTGNKAIFWLDAKRASNAILINLVNARLEELNKQGALKGVDIEILAPKEACLKTLGLIRKGEDVISITGNVLRDYLTDLFPILELGTSAKMLSIVPMLAGGAMFETGAGGSAPKQVEQLVEENHLRWDSLGEFLALQASLEFYAQKSGNEKAQILANCLDSAIAQWLNNNKAPLRKVKEADNRTSHFYLALYFAQALSAQDSDLELKNCFAKAASALQENERVIYEEFINAQGVRVDLGGYYKFDDAKAESIMRPSKTFNKIIESL; encoded by the coding sequence ATGAAAATCACTTACACACTTACTGATGAGTCCCCAGCCCTCGCTACTTACTCGCTATTGCCTATTATCAAGGCATTTTTAAAGCAAGCAAATATCGAGATTGAAACTTCTGATATTTCACTTTCTAGTCGCGTTTTGGCGCAGTTTAATGACATTTTGCCGATAAAAACACAAGATGCGCTTGAGTTTCTAGGTGCGCTTGTGAATACACCAGAAGCAAACATCATCAAAACGCCTAATATTTCCGCTTCAATCCCCCAACTCAAAGCCACGATTAAAGAACTACAAGATAAAGGCTTCAAAATCCCAGACTACCCAGATAATCCGCAAGATAGCGTGCAAGAGGATATAAAAGCAAAATATCAAAAAGTGCTAGGCTCGGCGGTAAATCCAGTCTTGCGTCAAGGAAATTCTGATAGACGTTGCACTAAGGCTGTTAAAGAATACGCGAAAAAAAATCCTTACAAAATCACGCCTTTTGCAAAAGATTCTAAATCGCGTGTCTCTTATATGAAAGAGGGCGATTTTTTTGACAATGAAAAAGCCTCGCTCATCACTGCGCCAACCACCGCGCGCATCGAATTTATCGATAGCAATGGCAAGGTGAGTGTGCTAAAAAACGCGCTTAAATTAGAGCAAAATGAAGTGCTTGATGCGAGTTTTTTAGATTGCGCGCATTTGAGGAGGTTTTATGAAGAACAAATTGCGCAGTGCAAGAATGAGGATATTTTGCTCTCACTACATTTAAAAGCGACGATGATGAAAGTGAGTGATCCTGTAATTTTTGGGCACGCGGTGAGTGTGTATTTCAAAGAGCTTTTCACGCGCTTTGAAGAGGAATTTAAAAGCCTTGGTATCAACCCAAATAACGGCATTTCTGAGCTTTTAACAAAAATAGAATCTAGCCCCAAAAAGCAAGAGATATTAGCTGAATATGAGCGCATTTTGCAATCTAGCGCACCACTTAGTATGGTGGATTCTGCAAAAGGGCGCACGAATTTGCATGTGCCAAGCGATGTGATTGTCGATGCGAGTATGCCTGCGATGCTAAAAAATGGCGCGAAGCTCTGGGATAGACAAGGCGCGCTTAAAGATACAAACGCACTTATCCCGGACAAAACTTATGCGACTATTTATGAGGCGGTGTTGGAGGATTTGCGCGCGTTTGGTGCGTATGACCCCTCAACTCTTGGAAGTGTGTCAAATGTCGGATTAATGGCAAAAAAAGCGCAAGAATATGGCTCACACGACAAAACTTTTATCGCGTCAGATTCTGGGACTTTCCGCGTGGTAGATGAGTCTAATAATGGTGCGATACTCGAGCATAAGGTGAATAAAGGTGATATTTATAGAATCAATCTTGCAAAATATGATGCGCTGTTAAATTGGATTGATTTAGGTGTGCAACGCGCGAATCTCACAGGGAATAAGGCAATTTTTTGGCTTGATGCAAAGCGTGCGAGCAATGCAATTCTTATTAACCTTGTCAATGCGCGCTTAGAGGAGTTAAACAAGCAAGGCGCGCTTAAAGGCGTGGATATTGAGATTCTCGCGCCAAAAGAGGCGTGCTTGAAAACGCTTGGGCTTATCCGCAAGGGTGAAGATGTGATTTCAATCACAGGTAATGTTTTGCGTGATTATTTGACGGATTTATTCCCTATTTTGGAGCTTGGCACAAGTGCAAAAATGCTCTCCATCGTGCCGATGCTCGCTGGTGGAGCGATGTTTGAGACAGGTGCTGGCGGAAGCGCACCAAAGCAAGTCGAACAACTTGTGGAAGAAAACCATTTGCGTTGGGATAGTTTGGGGGAATTTTTAGCCCTACAAGCAAGCCTAGAATTCTACGCGCAAAAAAGTGGCAATGAAAAAGCACAGATTCTCGCAAACTGCCTTGATAGTGCGATTGCACAATGGCTAAACAACAATAAAGCGCCTTTGCGTAAAGTCAAAGAAGCCGATAATCGCACAAGTCATTTTTATCTAGCCCTTTACTTCGCGCAAGCCCTAAGCGCGCAAGATTCTGATTTGGAGCTTAAAAATTGCTTTGCAAAAGCCGCTAGTGCGTTGCAAGAAAATGAGCGCGTGATTTATGAGGAATTTATCAACGCGCAAGGCGTGAGGGTTGATTTAGGCGGATATTACAAGTTTGATGATGCGAAAGCGGAAAGCATTATGCGCCCGAGCAAAACATTTAACAAAATTATAGAATCTCTGTAA
- the abc-f gene encoding ribosomal protection-like ABC-F family protein: protein MTLLSLLNASKQFEHKIILDSVSLSVQKGERIAVIGKNGSGKSTLLGLLDGSVSVDSGERVVSKVGGQCIRILSLEQRPNFNPTYSVAEVIAQGLDNLRQAHNRLLELQTMLETYEGQDSQGTQTIQDSQNPRTQFRQKALLEEYAQISSFLDEHNGWDLDSRVQEVLERFELQSFQERLAISLSGGEQKRVALCRLFLTDADLLILDEPTNHLDVEMVSFLERFIQESKFSLIFVSHDRYFIENIATRVIEVENAKISSFEGGYSSYLAHKEAQLHALDKAHQNLLKALRREEEWLRAGVKARLKRNVGRVARLESMRKAAKTNPSAIAKMRLELEREKKHFNRSEGKNTKKCLFELQNLNKTLYQKVLIKDLNLRILQNEKIAVVGKNGSGKSTFLKLLLGEIAPDSGVIKRGNIHIGYFDQHLASLDDSKDLLETFCPNGGNIISVRGKNMHVFGYLKNFLFPKEFLDKKIGFLSGGEKKRVALALLFAKEVDVLLLDEPTNDLDISTIGIVEEYLLNFSGAVIFVSHDRYFVDKLAHKLLIFEGEGAVVESYAPYSEYLDIMQNLREITAFERAQYPQTSQSQESLESKATKKQNKLSYKERLELDSLPESIEGLEAQVAKLKEDLSNPQIYEKKGILVLANELEEAQNKLDSTLERYFALEQKAQELRENGNS, encoded by the coding sequence ATGACACTCCTTAGTCTTCTTAACGCAAGCAAACAATTTGAACATAAAATAATCCTAGATTCTGTCTCTCTAAGTGTGCAAAAGGGTGAGAGAATCGCTGTGATTGGCAAAAATGGCAGTGGGAAGAGCACACTTTTGGGATTGCTTGATGGAAGTGTGAGTGTGGATTCTGGTGAGCGTGTGGTGAGTAAGGTAGGCGGGCAATGTATTAGAATCCTAAGCTTAGAGCAACGTCCAAATTTTAACCCCACTTATAGCGTGGCTGAAGTCATTGCGCAAGGGTTGGATAATTTGCGACAAGCGCATAATCGCTTGCTTGAGTTGCAAACAATGCTTGAAACATATGAGGGGCAAGATTCACAGGGTACGCAAACCATACAAGATTCACAAAATCCGCGCACGCAGTTTAGGCAAAAAGCACTTTTAGAAGAATACGCCCAAATTAGTAGCTTTTTGGACGAGCACAATGGGTGGGATTTAGATTCTCGTGTGCAAGAGGTGCTAGAGCGCTTCGAGCTTCAATCTTTTCAAGAGCGCCTAGCCATTAGCCTAAGTGGTGGGGAGCAAAAGCGCGTGGCACTTTGCAGGCTGTTTTTGACAGATGCGGATTTATTGATTTTAGATGAACCTACAAACCACCTTGATGTGGAGATGGTGAGTTTTTTAGAACGTTTTATCCAAGAGAGCAAATTCAGCCTTATTTTTGTGAGCCACGATAGGTATTTTATTGAAAATATCGCCACGCGCGTGATAGAGGTGGAAAATGCCAAAATTAGTAGCTTTGAGGGTGGATATAGTAGCTATCTTGCGCACAAAGAAGCGCAACTTCACGCGCTTGATAAGGCACACCAAAATCTTTTAAAAGCTCTAAGACGTGAGGAAGAGTGGTTGCGTGCAGGTGTAAAAGCGCGCCTAAAGCGCAATGTCGGCAGAGTCGCGCGTTTAGAATCTATGCGAAAAGCTGCCAAAACTAATCCAAGCGCGATTGCCAAAATGCGCCTAGAGCTTGAAAGAGAAAAAAAACATTTCAATCGCAGTGAGGGTAAAAATACCAAAAAATGCCTTTTTGAGTTGCAAAACCTTAACAAAACGCTTTATCAAAAAGTTCTTATCAAGGATTTGAACTTAAGAATCTTGCAAAATGAAAAAATCGCTGTGGTTGGGAAAAATGGCAGTGGAAAAAGCACTTTTTTAAAGTTATTGCTTGGTGAGATTGCTCCTGATAGCGGGGTAATTAAGCGCGGGAATATACATATTGGGTATTTTGACCAGCATTTAGCGAGTTTAGATGATTCTAAGGATTTGCTTGAGACTTTTTGTCCAAATGGTGGAAATATTATTTCTGTGCGTGGGAAAAATATGCATGTATTTGGATACTTGAAAAATTTTTTATTTCCCAAAGAGTTTTTGGATAAAAAAATAGGCTTTCTTAGTGGTGGGGAGAAAAAGCGTGTGGCACTTGCACTGCTTTTTGCCAAAGAAGTTGATGTGTTGCTTCTTGATGAACCTACAAATGACTTGGATATTAGCACCATAGGCATTGTGGAGGAATATTTACTTAATTTTAGCGGGGCGGTGATTTTTGTGAGCCACGATAGGTATTTTGTCGATAAGCTCGCGCATAAACTGCTGATTTTTGAAGGTGAAGGCGCGGTGGTAGAGAGCTATGCACCTTATAGTGAGTATTTGGATATTATGCAAAATCTCCGTGAAATCACAGCATTTGAGCGCGCGCAATATCCCCAAACTTCTCAAAGTCAAGAATCCTTAGAATCTAAAGCTACAAAAAAGCAAAATAAACTAAGTTATAAAGAGCGCTTAGAGCTAGATTCTCTACCTGAAAGCATTGAGGGACTTGAAGCGCAGGTAGCAAAGTTGAAAGAAGATTTGAGCAATCCACAAATTTATGAAAAAAAGGGCATTCTCGTTCTTGCAAATGAGCTTGAAGAGGCGCAAAATAAGCTAGATTCTACACTAGAGCGGTATTTTGCCTTAGAGCAAAAAGCACAGGAATTAAGAGAAAATGGTAATTCTTAA
- a CDS encoding DNA translocase FtsK 4TM domain-containing protein, with protein MFLWLATIVGENGAVGILGQKFANFNITLFGYMAYVYLLFLLYPAYGLYKDPQLNFHKIELFIAALLCFVSLLLFQSLLFSRGLFGNSVVFFLSGFIGDFGVWILSIGCLLLSIFVATDMKVELIVTFCKKHILAFSKKFYALSRALVARIFAFACLCLQSLKNAYTTIKARILSSYHKRQKILKAAQEEMLKKEQERLAHLQEVQNLHLDNFENVFTKTQSTPTTHSTPTPINLQNADSQNILQPQQVVQTAQVMEQEAFFASQAPLQTQNTESQVLTQNTIQNTEQNATQNTTPPQNTTPFIEVVNAPLPDPQAFLQEQIRHFQATHPQTNTQPTPMPKPNAPVIEEIILPQSDVQKEMQTNTQNTFSTQTSAFTQNTQINTPYSSLNVAQFGAQFSIPSSPYKPPHLQEHKNTPLDIQSIIKEIPDIPTPKIATPPSAPTSNAPLSAQSTSVPSTAPTPPALDSQSQNIANTQMPTPQPSAQNTFIDSQNSQNPTPTQNTQSLAQPMQLEQPQPTQSQSMPTAPIPNEPATPEPKQSEPEQSEPKPESSASKTHIIVRELSENTALLKSLDFGKSSTPLNFKLPLTSLLNQPDGFRNEIDEVEIDTKSEILLAKLKTFKIEGDVVRTYSGPIVTTFEFRPAPNVKVSRILNLEDDLALALSAKSIRIQAPVPGKDVVGIEIPNNKTETIYLREVLESDLFKSTQSNLTLAFGKDIVGNPFVQDLRKLPHLLIAGTTGSGKSVGINAMILSLLYKNSPDSLKLMMIDPKRVEFSLYNDIPHLITPIITDPKKAIAGLVSAMQEMDRRYEKMKDMRVKEIESYNKKALEEGEEQLKYFVIIIDELADLMQTSGREAEAPLSRIAQMGRACGIHLIIATQRPSVDVVTGTLKGNLPSRISYKVGSKVDSKVILDSTGAESLLGKGDMLFKISDTMIRLHAPFSTEEEIERVVEFIKSQREVQYDANFLLDEKENILAGRSESETEDDDMLEQIKRFMLESGNTSSSSVQRRFSIGFNRATNYVEMLEKEGFLSKRNTKGVREIIGR; from the coding sequence GTGTTTTTGTGGCTTGCTACGATAGTGGGCGAGAATGGCGCTGTTGGGATTTTAGGACAGAAATTTGCAAACTTTAATATCACACTTTTTGGTTATATGGCGTATGTGTATTTGCTTTTCTTGCTTTACCCCGCATACGGCTTATATAAAGACCCACAATTAAATTTTCATAAAATCGAGCTTTTTATAGCCGCATTGCTATGTTTTGTAAGTCTTTTGCTATTCCAATCGCTTCTCTTTTCACGTGGGCTTTTTGGCAATAGTGTGGTTTTCTTTTTGAGTGGCTTCATTGGCGATTTTGGTGTGTGGATTCTAAGTATTGGTTGTTTGCTCTTGTCAATTTTCGTGGCTACGGATATGAAAGTCGAGCTTATCGTAACGTTTTGCAAAAAACACATTTTGGCTTTTAGTAAGAAATTTTATGCACTTAGCCGTGCATTAGTGGCAAGGATTTTTGCCTTTGCGTGCCTTTGTTTGCAATCGCTAAAAAATGCCTATACAACGATAAAAGCACGGATTTTAAGCTCATATCACAAACGACAAAAAATCCTCAAAGCCGCGCAAGAAGAAATGCTAAAAAAAGAACAAGAAAGGCTAGCCCACCTCCAAGAAGTACAAAACCTCCATCTTGATAATTTTGAAAATGTCTTTACAAAAACACAATCCACTCCGACTACACATTCTACACCCACGCCCATAAATTTACAAAACGCAGATTCTCAAAATATTTTGCAACCTCAACAAGTGGTGCAAACAGCGCAAGTGATGGAGCAGGAAGCATTTTTTGCAAGTCAAGCACCTTTGCAAACTCAAAATACGGAATCTCAAGTTCTAACCCAAAATACGATTCAAAACACAGAGCAAAATGCGACACAAAACACAACTCCACCTCAAAACACAACACCATTTATAGAAGTCGTGAATGCTCCACTCCCTGACCCGCAGGCATTTTTGCAAGAGCAGATTCGGCATTTTCAAGCGACACACCCACAAACAAACACACAGCCCACACCTATGCCAAAGCCAAACGCTCCTGTAATTGAAGAGATTATCCTTCCCCAATCTGATGTGCAAAAAGAGATGCAAACTAACACACAAAATACCTTTTCCACCCAAACTAGCGCATTTACGCAAAATACCCAAATCAATACACCCTATTCATCGCTTAACGTCGCGCAATTTGGCGCGCAATTTAGCATTCCTTCAAGCCCTTACAAACCTCCGCATTTGCAAGAGCACAAAAACACGCCACTTGATATACAAAGCATTATTAAAGAGATCCCAGATATTCCAACACCAAAGATTGCAACGCCACCAAGCGCACCTACGTCAAATGCGCCACTTTCTGCGCAAAGCACGTCAGTGCCTAGCACCGCTCCAACACCTCCTGCGCTAGATTCTCAATCTCAAAATATTGCAAATACTCAAATGCCAACACCACAACCTAGCGCGCAGAATACATTTATAGATTCTCAAAACTCACAGAATCCTACACCCACACAAAACACACAAAGCCTAGCACAACCTATGCAACTAGAGCAGCCTCAACCAACACAAAGCCAGAGTATGCCAACTGCGCCGATACCAAATGAACCAGCCACGCCTGAACCTAAGCAATCCGAGCCCGAGCAATCCGAACCAAAGCCAGAATCTAGCGCGTCAAAAACGCATATTATCGTGCGCGAGCTAAGCGAAAATACCGCGCTTTTAAAAAGTCTAGATTTTGGTAAATCCTCCACTCCGCTTAATTTCAAGCTTCCACTCACAAGCTTGCTTAATCAGCCAGATGGATTCCGCAATGAAATTGATGAAGTGGAGATTGACACAAAAAGCGAGATTTTGCTTGCAAAATTGAAGACTTTCAAAATTGAAGGTGATGTCGTGCGCACTTATAGCGGACCGATTGTTACAACTTTTGAATTCCGTCCAGCACCTAATGTCAAGGTTTCAAGGATTCTCAACCTTGAAGATGATTTAGCCCTTGCTTTGAGTGCAAAATCTATCAGAATCCAAGCGCCTGTGCCGGGCAAAGACGTCGTGGGCATTGAAATCCCAAATAACAAAACTGAAACGATTTATTTGCGTGAGGTGCTAGAATCTGACCTTTTCAAATCCACACAATCAAATCTAACACTTGCCTTTGGTAAGGATATTGTAGGGAATCCATTTGTGCAGGATTTACGCAAACTCCCGCATTTGCTAATCGCGGGCACGACTGGAAGCGGAAAAAGTGTGGGGATTAATGCAATGATTCTCTCACTTCTTTATAAAAACTCTCCGGATAGTCTTAAGCTTATGATGATTGATCCAAAGCGCGTGGAATTCTCACTCTACAATGACATTCCTCACCTTATCACGCCAATCATCACTGACCCTAAAAAGGCGATAGCTGGGCTTGTGAGCGCGATGCAGGAAATGGATAGACGCTATGAAAAAATGAAAGATATGCGCGTCAAAGAGATTGAAAGCTACAATAAAAAGGCGCTTGAAGAGGGCGAGGAACAGCTGAAATATTTTGTGATTATCATCGATGAGCTGGCGGATTTGATGCAGACTTCTGGGCGCGAGGCGGAAGCACCACTAAGCAGGATTGCACAGATGGGGCGTGCGTGCGGGATACATCTTATCATCGCCACACAGCGCCCGAGTGTAGATGTCGTAACCGGCACGCTTAAAGGCAATCTGCCTTCACGCATTAGCTACAAAGTCGGCAGCAAGGTGGATTCTAAGGTGATTTTAGATTCCACGGGTGCGGAATCCTTGCTTGGAAAAGGCGATATGCTTTTCAAAATTTCAGACACGATGATACGCCTGCACGCGCCTTTTAGCACGGAAGAAGAGATTGAGCGCGTGGTTGAATTTATAAAATCACAGCGCGAAGTGCAGTATGATGCGAACTTCTTGCTTGATGAAAAGGAAAATATTTTAGCTGGCAGAAGTGAAAGCGAGACAGAAGATGATGATATGCTAGAGCAGATTAAGCGCTTTATGCTTGAGAGTGGCAATACCTCTTCAAGTAGCGTCCAGCGACGCTTTTCAATCGGCTTTAACCGCGCGACAAATTATGTTGAAATGCTTGAAAAAGAAGGCTTCCTTTCAAAGCGTAACACAAAAGGCGTGCGTGAAATCATTGGGCGTTAG